A single genomic interval of Chryseobacterium paludis harbors:
- a CDS encoding DUF6443 domain-containing protein produces MKKIIIRSVILLSSIGMLHAQSDTVNYVQTKTYLDYPLGQSVKMAVDVQYFDGLGRPKQIVKVKASPLGRDVVSHIEYDAFGRQANEYLPVPQTATQNGNIYGNPLINATNPTVYGTEKIYGEKAFESSPLDRVLQQKQPGTAWNNKPSTFEYGSNTATEVKKYTVTTTSWVSGVATTSSVTLSGNYAAGLLYKTVVTDEDGNATTEYKNIQGQLILARKAVNASLNADTYYVYNKFDQLVLVVPPNAVVAPTIASALDTLCYQYQYDGRNRLVAKKLPGKGWEYMVYDKQDRMVMTQDANLGATKQWQFSKYDELGRVVYMGIYTSTAEYGLAGRLAEQTNVEAKGSNNELRGSASIPGSGADALNYSNTAYPTSSIKIMMINYYDTFPRDSWFPNDLADAVFNQKVILNTQNGFAKGLLLASYIRNIENEGWTRNFILYDTKGRLISTRSLNHLGGYTISSSDLDLSGAIKQTIIRHRRLATDTERTTKEIFTYDSQNRLLTHTHQVNTGPIEYLVQNKYNELSQLESKKVGGVDPAIPLQTIDYKYNIRGWMTKINDPTNLGSDLFGYEIKYNNPTNTSSSVGKFNGNISEVDWKASNDGVFRRYNYQYDGLDRLRNGIYSEPNSTVPQNNYYNETVDYDLNGNIVNLQRNRFLQNVGVQLIDNLSYTYTGNRLNTVTDSSGNYTGYPDTSGTLITYDNNGNMADHVDKGILKIDYNYLNLPGYIKFNQFVIRDDPFGLGSITTYQNTSYLYRADGVKLQKLHNYFTGRTQLDASITTDYLDGFQYSASVNGISMSLAELQFVPTKEGYYDFVKNKYVYQYKDQVGNIRLAYYKGDSGAAQIDRTTNYYPFGLEFGGDINISTSISPNYTYTTQGQEKQLETGWSSFKWRNYDPTMGRFFNIDPLAEKFSYNSTYAFQENKIGSGRELEGLELVPFEFMMMSNSAVRPTTTIAETMVREGQIEGITLVGKATPPPHIGFFERIGNAISKGWDSVFGGNKPETTTPKSMDKAIEQVKPESPVEQIKPGGSSQYEDITSASRGKEAVKNKQTDISKEEFGQNLEKAGFDKAEKGGGKAVEYKKGDQSYMIRNNKNGQPTADFRQSPESKQADIKIRLKPETPIE; encoded by the coding sequence GTGAAAAAAATAATAATACGATCTGTCATTTTATTATCATCTATAGGTATGTTACATGCCCAAAGTGATACGGTAAATTATGTACAGACCAAAACCTATCTTGATTATCCTTTAGGCCAAAGTGTAAAGATGGCTGTGGATGTGCAGTATTTTGATGGATTGGGAAGACCTAAACAAATAGTAAAGGTAAAAGCTAGCCCTTTGGGAAGAGATGTGGTATCTCATATAGAATATGATGCTTTTGGAAGACAGGCCAATGAATACCTTCCGGTTCCTCAAACTGCAACTCAAAACGGGAATATATATGGAAATCCACTAATTAATGCAACGAATCCTACAGTTTATGGAACTGAAAAGATTTATGGGGAAAAAGCATTTGAAAGTTCCCCTTTAGATAGGGTTCTTCAGCAAAAGCAGCCTGGAACAGCCTGGAATAATAAGCCCTCTACATTTGAATATGGGAGTAATACGGCCACTGAAGTTAAAAAATATACGGTTACCACCACAAGCTGGGTCAGTGGGGTTGCTACTACTTCTTCTGTAACTCTTTCCGGAAATTATGCTGCAGGACTTCTTTACAAAACAGTTGTCACGGACGAGGATGGTAATGCTACGACCGAATATAAGAATATTCAAGGACAACTTATTTTGGCTAGAAAAGCAGTAAATGCTTCATTGAATGCAGATACTTACTATGTGTACAATAAATTTGACCAATTGGTTCTTGTTGTTCCTCCTAATGCGGTAGTGGCTCCGACGATAGCTTCTGCATTGGACACACTGTGTTATCAGTATCAATATGATGGAAGAAACCGGCTTGTGGCCAAGAAGCTTCCTGGCAAAGGCTGGGAATATATGGTGTATGATAAACAGGATCGTATGGTGATGACCCAGGATGCCAATCTGGGAGCAACCAAACAATGGCAGTTTAGCAAATATGATGAACTGGGAAGAGTAGTTTATATGGGTATTTATACCAGTACAGCTGAGTATGGACTGGCAGGAAGATTAGCAGAGCAAACCAATGTGGAAGCTAAAGGAAGTAATAATGAACTCAGGGGAAGTGCTTCTATTCCAGGAAGTGGAGCAGATGCGCTCAATTACTCTAATACTGCTTATCCTACTTCATCGATCAAGATCATGATGATTAATTATTATGATACCTTCCCGCGGGATTCATGGTTTCCAAATGATTTAGCTGATGCCGTATTCAATCAGAAAGTCATACTCAACACTCAGAATGGTTTTGCAAAGGGATTGCTTTTGGCTTCATATATAAGAAATATTGAAAACGAGGGCTGGACAAGGAATTTTATACTGTATGATACGAAAGGGCGTCTTATCTCTACACGATCACTTAATCATTTAGGAGGATATACTATAAGCAGCTCAGATCTTGATCTTTCAGGAGCAATTAAACAGACCATTATAAGGCATAGAAGGCTGGCTACTGATACAGAGAGAACTACAAAGGAGATTTTCACTTATGATAGTCAGAATAGGCTGCTGACTCATACCCATCAGGTAAACACAGGCCCTATTGAATATCTGGTCCAGAACAAATATAATGAACTTTCACAGTTAGAATCTAAAAAAGTTGGGGGTGTAGATCCAGCAATACCTTTACAGACCATTGATTACAAATATAATATCAGGGGCTGGATGACTAAAATTAATGATCCTACTAATTTGGGAAGTGATTTGTTTGGGTATGAAATCAAATACAACAATCCTACAAATACGAGCTCTTCAGTTGGAAAATTCAATGGGAATATTTCAGAGGTAGACTGGAAGGCATCTAATGATGGGGTATTCAGAAGATATAATTATCAATATGATGGTTTGGACAGACTGAGAAATGGAATTTATTCAGAACCAAATTCAACGGTACCGCAAAATAATTACTATAACGAAACAGTAGATTATGATCTAAATGGAAATATTGTAAATCTCCAAAGAAACAGGTTTTTACAAAATGTTGGTGTGCAGTTAATCGATAATCTTAGTTATACTTATACAGGGAACAGACTTAACACAGTTACTGATTCTTCAGGAAATTATACCGGTTACCCCGATACGTCAGGCACGCTCATTACGTATGACAATAATGGCAATATGGCAGATCATGTTGATAAGGGTATTTTGAAAATAGACTATAATTATCTAAATCTTCCAGGTTATATTAAATTTAATCAATTTGTCATAAGAGATGATCCTTTTGGCCTTGGCTCAATAACCACCTATCAAAATACCAGTTATCTTTATCGTGCAGATGGAGTAAAGCTACAAAAGCTTCATAATTATTTTACAGGGCGTACCCAGTTAGATGCATCCATTACAACAGACTACCTGGATGGATTCCAATATAGTGCTTCTGTTAATGGAATATCAATGTCACTTGCAGAGTTACAATTTGTACCCACTAAAGAAGGATATTATGATTTTGTTAAAAATAAATATGTTTACCAGTATAAAGATCAAGTCGGAAACATCAGGTTGGCATATTATAAAGGCGACTCAGGAGCTGCTCAAATAGACAGAACAACAAATTATTATCCTTTTGGTTTAGAATTTGGAGGAGATATAAATATTTCCACATCGATTTCTCCTAATTATACTTATACCACCCAGGGACAGGAAAAACAATTAGAAACGGGATGGAGTTCTTTTAAATGGAGAAATTATGATCCTACAATGGGGAGGTTTTTCAACATAGATCCACTTGCAGAAAAATTCTCATATAATAGTACTTATGCATTTCAAGAAAATAAGATTGGTTCAGGTCGGGAACTTGAAGGTTTAGAGTTAGTACCCTTTGAATTTATGATGATGTCTAACTCTGCTGTAAGACCAACGACAACAATCGCTGAAACTATGGTTCGAGAAGGCCAGATTGAGGGTATAACTTTAGTTGGTAAGGCAACTCCTCCTCCACATATCGGGTTTTTTGAGAGAATTGGAAATGCAATAAGCAAAGGTTGGGATTCTGTTTTTGGGGGAAATAAACCTGAAACAACAACTCCTAAATCAATGGATAAAGCCATAGAACAAGTAAAACCTGAGAGCCCTGTTGAACAAATCAAACCTGGTGGATCCTCCCAATATGAAGATATAACTTCGGCAAGTAGAGGAAAAGAGGCTGTGAAAAACAAACAAACTGACATATCGAAAGAAGAATTTGGACAGAATTTAGAAAAAGCAGGTTTTGATAAAGCTGAAAAAGGAGGAGGTAAAGCAGTGGAGTATAAGAAGGGAGATCAGTCTTATATGATTCGTAATAATAAAAACGGTCAACCAACAGCAGATTTTCGGCAAAGCCCTGAAAGTAAACAGGCAGATATCAAAATACGTTTAAAGCCAGAAACACCAATTGAATAA